The Oryzias melastigma strain HK-1 linkage group LG6, ASM292280v2, whole genome shotgun sequence genome includes a window with the following:
- the kif23 gene encoding kinesin-like protein KIF23 isoform X4, protein MNRQGKFRTPRRPKRPVNNQKDPVGVYCRVRPLSGGEEECCIEVISSTTIQLHAPEGFKVNRNGEYKETQYSFKKVFGVSVSQVELFEHVARPLVDDLIHGKNGLLFTYGVTGSGKTFTMTGSPGQGGLLPRSLDMIFNSIGPYQAKRYVFKTDDKNGMEIQGEVDALLERQRRENNLPVPKTPSSRQKIDPEMVDMITPEEACKADGVDEDSSYSVFVSYIEIYNNYIYDLLEETQEDVVKPKPPQSKILREDQNHNMYVAGCMEVEVKSAEEAFQVFWRGQKKRKVANTRLNRESSRSHSVFIIKLAQAPLDADGDNVLQDKNQVSVSQLCLVDLAGSERTGRTGAEGTRIREAGNINQSLLNLRTCIETLRENQMCGTNKMVPYRDSKVTHLFKNYFDGEGKVKMVVCVNPKGEDYEETLLVMRFAEMTQEVEVARPVDRPICGLTPGRRHKNQAFKEELCKLDERGAPIETDLTSFINHLALSLPPLPSCELTDPSDDVTLPRLIDALHNRQRIRQTIMEEYNRAANTMKSLLQELDSNLISKENFIHEQNGKLIEKDKIIQNNRAEIERLEKKAKMQEHKMDILQKTTKIYEDDKRSLQQELETREQRLQRELGEKMRLEQRMHGAVSDTQHKWEKECERRVNAMQLEMQNKLWVKDEKLKQLKAIVVESKGSARPDPPPRQSRPQRPPRDECPPPKRSASPSPLPTTTPVRPLHRRSRSAGAEKWVDHKPTSSLDLGTVLQPVIPNAIQVSAPNEKALSKCDRYVLTHQEVASDGEVQTKLIKGEVIKTRGGGQAVQFTDIETLRQELTTAPSRKRKSSENVPSSGDQQDGAWTDVETRCSMAVEMKAGSNAGPGYEHHGITKRRKP, encoded by the exons ATGAACAGGCAGGG GAAGTTCAGGACGCCCCGCAGGCCTAAAAGGCCTGTGAACAACCAGAAAGACCCGGTCGGA GTCTACTGTCGTGTGCGGCCTCTCAGTGGGGGAGAGGAAGAATGCTGCATTGAGGTCATCAGCAGCACCACCATCCAACTTCACGCTCCAGAAGGGTTTAAAGTTAACCGCAATGGAGAATACAAAGAG acgCAGTACTCTTTCAAAAAAGTCTTTGGAGTCTCTGTATCTCAGGTCGAGCTCTTTGAGCATGTGGCCAGACCTCTTGTTGATGATCTTATTCATGGAAAAAATG GTTTACTCTTTACATACGgagtgacaggaagtgggaaGACGTTCACCATGACTGGCTCTCCAGGTCAAGGAGGATTGCTGCCTCGGTCCCTCGACATGATTTTCAACAGTATCGGGCCCTACCAAGCTAAACGATAT gtTTTTAAGACCGACGATAAAAACGGAATGGAAATCCAGGGCGAGGTCGATGCGTTGTTGGAGCGCCAAAGGAGGGAAAACAATTTGCCTGTTCCAAAAACGCCTTCCTCCAG aCAAAAGATTGACCCTGAAATGGTGGACATGATCACCCCTGAGGAGGCTTGTAAAGCAGATGGCGTGGACGAAGACAGCAGCTACAGCGTCTTCGTGTCTTACATAGAAATCTACAACAACTACATCTACGACCTGCTGGAAGAAACGCAGGAAGACGTAGTCAAACCAAA ACCGCCTCAATCTAAAATCCTGAGAGAAGATCAGAACCACAACATGTATGTGGCGGGCTGCATGGAGGTGGAAGTGAAGTCAGCTGAGGAGGCCTTTCAAGTCTTCTGGAGAG GTCAAAAGAAGAGGAAGGTTGCAAACACTCGTCTGAATCGCGAGTCGAGTCGCTCACACAGCGTGTTCATCATCAAGCTGGCCCAGGCTCCTCTCGATGCAGACGGCGACAATGTTCTTCAG GACAAGAACCAAGTGAGTGTCAGTCAGCTGTGCCTGGTCGACTTGGCTGGAAGTGAACGCACCGGCAGGACAGGAGCTGAAGGCACTCGGATTCGTGAAGCag GCAACATTAACCAGTCTCTGCTCAATCTGAGGACGTGCATCGAGACACTTAGAGAGAACCAGATGTGCGGCACAAACAAG ATGGTGCCTTACAGAGACTCCAAAGTGACCCACCTGTTTAAGAACTACTTTGACGGAGAAGGAAAAGTCAAAATGGTCGTTTGTGTCAACCCTAAAGGGGAAGACTATGAGGAAACTCTG CTGGTGATGCGGTTTGCAGAGATGACTCAAGAAGTGGAAGTGGCCCGTCCTGTCGACCGGCCCATCTGTGGCCTCACTCCTGGGCGGCGGCACAAAAACCAGGCGTTCAAAGAGGAGTTGTGCAAGCTGGATGAGCGTGGCGCTCCGATAGAGACAG atttGACCTCCTTCATCAACCACCTGGCGCTCAGCCTCCCACCTCTACCCTCCTGTGAGCTGACCGACCCGAGTGACGACGTCACGCTGCCCCGGCTAATCGATGCTCTGCACAACAGACAGAGGATCAGACAGACCATAATGGAGGAATACAACAGAGCAG CCAACACAATGAAGTCTTTGCTCCAGGAGCTGGACTCCAACCTCATTtccaaagaaaactttattcatGAGCAAAACGGAAAGCTGATAGAAAAGGACAAAATCATCCAGAACAACAGGGCAGAGATTGAACGTTTGGAAAAGAAGGCTAAAATGCAAGAACACAAG ATGGAcattctgcagaaaacaacaaaaatctacGAAGACGATAAGCGGTCTctgcagcaggagctggagACCCGGGAGCAGCGGCTGCAGAGGGAGCTCGGGGAGAAGATGCGTTTGGAGCAGCGCATGCACGGCGCGGTTTCAGACACCCAGCATAAGTGGGAGAAAGAATGC gaGCGGCGAGTAAATGCGATGCAGCTCGAGATGCAGAACAAGCTGTGGGTGAAAGATGAAAAGCTAAAGCAGCTCAAAGCAATCGTGGTGGAGAGCAAAGGTTCTGCCCGTCCCGATCCTCCACCACGCCAGAGCCGGCCTCAAAGACCCCCCAGAGACGAATGCCCCCCGCCAAAGAGATCCGCCTCACCCTCTCCTCTTCCG ACTACCACACCAGTGCGGCCTCTGCACCGGAGGTCCCGTTCTGCCGGCGCCGAAAAGTGGGTCGACCACAAGCCGACCTCCAGCCTGGATTTGGGGACCGTCTTGCAGCCCGTCATTCCCAACGCCATCCAGGTGTCGGCGCCCAATGAGAAGGCCCTGTCAAAGTGTGACAGATATGTGCTGACGCACCAGGAGGTCGCCTCGGACGGCGAGGTCCAGACCAAACTCATTAAG GGGGAAGTGATTAAGACCAGGGGAGGAGGTCAAGCAGTTCAATTCACTGACATTGAGACACTGAGACAGGAGCTCACCACAGCCCCAAG CCGCAAGAGGAAATCGTCAGAAAACGTTCCCTCTAGTGGAGATCAGCAAGATGGAGCCTGGACTGACGTGGAGACAAGG TGCTCCATGGCCGTGGAGATGAAGGCCGGCTCCAACGCGGGCCCTGGTTATGAACATCACGGGATCACCAA GCGCAGAAAACCCTGA